The Helicobacter mustelae genome has a segment encoding these proteins:
- a CDS encoding DNA-directed RNA polymerase subunit beta/beta': MPTKTKIKNRLRLDFTQSSQNLEIPNLLLLQRDSYNSFLESKDGKESGVEKVFRSVFPIQDAQNRLILEYDGCEFGKPKYTVREAMERGITYSIPLKIKIRLLLLDKDEKTEKISIKDIKEQNIFIREIPLMTDRTSFIINGVERVVVNQLHRSPGVIFKEEESSTTSNKLVYTGQIIPDRGSWLYFEYDAKDTLFVRINKRRKVPITILLRAMGYTKQEILKIFYPLLKVKIKKEKHFIEFKPENFEGRVEYDIKNMDGEVVVEAGKRLTKKKAQELSEKGLGWIEYPALIDRYLAEPIIDPKTGEVLFDILTQIDEGKLKKIMEHRIKEFVIADDLAIGHDSGILKSFHVDADPLRMLKQSEKHENENDLAAIRIYKVMRPGEPVTKEVAKQFVKQLFFDPERYDLTRVGRMKMNHKLGLEIPDYVTVLTQEDIIKSIKYLIKVKNGQGRIDDRDHLGNRRIRAIGELLANELHAGLVKMQKAIKDKLTTPNINLETLMPLDLINSKMITSAILEFFTGGQLSQFMDQTNPLSEVTHKRRLSALGEGGLVKERVGFEARDVHPTHYGRICPIETPEGQNIGLINTLSTFTRVNELGFIEAPYRKVVQGHVTQEVVYLTATQEDGHIIAPASTKLDANDNIVEDLIDARVGGEITLSEKNKITLIDLSPRMLVGVAASLIPFLEHDDANRALMGSNMQRQAVPLLIPDAPIVGTGIEKIIARDAWEAIKASRPGVVEKVDAKNIYILGEDEAGAYIDSYPLQKNLRTNQNTSFAQRPIVKVGDKVETHQIIADGPSMDTGELALGKNVRVAFMPWNGYNFEDAIVVSEHLIKEDYFTSVHIYEKEIEARELKHGIEEITRDIPNVREDDIAHLDDSGIVKIGTYVSSGMILVGKVSPKGEVKSTPEERLLRAIFGEKAGHVVNKSLYCPPSLEGTVVDVKILTKKGYEKDERTRSAYEKEKAVLDIEHHDRLTMLDKEERLRINTMLAKEVLGSDADISGKVYKKGEMVPQAEIAGISRFALNTLIKSYSKNVQQKYNQIKSNFLEQKKTLGEEHEEKLSILEKDDILPSGVVKRVKIYVATKRKLKVGDKMAGRHGNKGIVSNIVPAVDMPYTADGEPVDIVLNPLGVPSRMNIGQILEVHLGLVGKRFGEQILEVLEQQKKGFLKSLRAKMLEISDVINPNDSVMKDLLTHADDEELLGYARDWSKGVKFAIPVFEGITQEKFHKLFEMAKIQMDGKTDLYDGKTGEKIRERVNVGYMYMLKLHHLVDEKVHARSTGPYSLVTQQPVGGKALFGGQRFGEMEVWALEAYGAAYTLKEMLTVKSDDVKGRENAYKAITKGEAVGESEIPETFYVLTKELQSLGLDVNIFGDDVDENGQPKPIVVEEEKRPKDFNTFQLVLASPERIRSWSKGEVKKPETINYRTLKPERDGLFCTKIFGPVRDYECLCGKYKKPRFKGVICEKCGVEVTSAKIRRSRMGHIELVTPVAHIWYVSSLPSRIGTLLGVKMKDLERVLYYEAYIVKNPGEAFYDNESIKPVMKYDVLNEEQYQEINKRFEDRGFVAEMGGSVIKELLEELDIIELLKTLKEEIKNTNAESKKKTIIKRLKVVESFVNSGNRPEWMMLTVLPVLPPDLRPLVALDGGKFAVSDVNDLYRRVINRNQRLKRLLELDAPEIIVRNEKRMLQEAVDALFDNGRNANAVKGANKRPLKSLSEIIKGKQGRFRQNLLGKRVDFSGRSVIVVGPNLRMDQCGLPKNMALELFKPHLLAKLEEKGHATTMKQARKMVEQKTNEVWECLQEIVEGYPILLNRAPTLHKQSIQAFHPKLIDGKAIQLHPLVCSAFNADFDGDQMAVHVPLSEQAIAECKILMLSSMNILLPASGKAVAVPSQDMVLGLYYLSLEKNQVAGEHKLFGSIQEIMIALDAGSLDINARIRTVERNRVLNTTVGRMILKSILPDFVPVALWNKTLKKKDIGTLIDYVYKNGGIGVTATFLDNLKNLGFAYATKAGISISAADIIVPENKQRAVDFAKSEVKKIQIQYDQGLLTEQERYNKIIDIWTDTNNKMSKEMMALVEADKGGFNSIYMMADSGARGSAAQIRQLSAMRGLMAKPDGTIIETPIISNFKEGLNVLEYFTSTHGARKGLADTALKTANAGYLTRKLIDVSQNVKIVVNDCGTHEGVEITDISVGSELIESLEERIFGRVVAEDIIDPITNEVLYSAGILINEDMARHIVEVGIKSVIIRTPVTCKAEKGVCAKCYGLNLGEGKMSKPGEAVGVIAAQSIGEPGTQLTLRTFHVGGTASRSQEEREIYAEKEGFIRFYNIKTYINKEGKTIVANRRNAAVLVVEPKIKAPFDGEIKIEVTHDEVLVYIVGAKEEIKYHLRKGDVAKPNELAGVGGKIDGKLYIAYETGYRVFAGDSIVDIIKDGWNVPNRIPYGSELLVEDNAPIATRMVAKERGIIKYYNLVADHLERAKDIKEGHVVKEKGLFAVIADGNDREAIRHYITRGSRILVGDSNPVDSHTTIVEPENDQKTIIATWDPYNTLVIADQAGTVKFEDIMPGLSVTEKEDENTGITNLVVNEYLPTGCKPTIVIEVNKQQSIRYPLDPKTAISVLEGSKVAMADVLARVPKATVKSRDITGGLPRVSELFEARKPKDFAILSEIDGIVSFGKSIRNKERLIVTSKDGNSVEYLVDKNRQILVHADEFVHAGEAMTDGVVSSHDILRISGEKELHKYIISEVQQVYRRQGVSIADKHIEIIVSQMLRQVRIIDSGNTKFIEGDLVSRRYFKEENERILSIGGDPAVAEPVLLGITRAAVGSDSIISAASFQETTKVLTEASIAGKKDFLEDLKENVVLGRMIPVGTGLYKNKRVSLKILEQE, encoded by the coding sequence ATGCCAACAAAAACAAAAATAAAAAATCGATTACGTCTTGATTTCACACAATCATCACAAAATTTGGAAATCCCTAATTTGTTGTTATTGCAAAGGGATAGCTATAACTCTTTTTTAGAATCTAAAGATGGCAAAGAAAGTGGAGTAGAGAAGGTTTTTCGTTCTGTATTCCCTATTCAGGATGCGCAAAATCGCTTAATTTTGGAATATGATGGATGCGAATTTGGCAAGCCTAAATATACTGTTAGAGAGGCGATGGAGAGGGGAATTACCTATTCCATACCTCTAAAAATTAAAATTCGTTTATTGCTTTTGGACAAAGATGAAAAGACCGAAAAAATAAGCATAAAAGACATCAAAGAGCAAAATATATTTATCCGTGAAATCCCATTGATGACAGATCGCACCTCTTTTATTATCAATGGCGTGGAGCGTGTGGTGGTCAATCAATTGCACAGAAGTCCTGGCGTGATTTTCAAAGAAGAGGAGTCTAGCACTACTTCCAATAAATTGGTTTATACGGGGCAAATCATCCCAGATCGCGGTTCTTGGCTGTATTTTGAATATGATGCTAAGGACACGCTATTTGTGAGGATCAATAAGCGCAGAAAGGTTCCTATTACCATTTTGCTTCGCGCGATGGGATATACCAAGCAAGAGATTTTGAAAATCTTCTATCCATTGCTAAAGGTAAAAATCAAAAAAGAGAAGCATTTTATTGAGTTCAAGCCTGAGAATTTTGAAGGTAGGGTGGAATATGATATCAAAAACATGGATGGGGAAGTTGTTGTGGAGGCAGGCAAGCGTCTGACCAAGAAAAAAGCTCAGGAACTATCTGAAAAAGGTCTTGGTTGGATTGAATATCCTGCTCTAATAGATCGTTATTTAGCAGAGCCAATCATCGATCCAAAAACTGGCGAAGTTTTGTTTGATATTCTCACTCAGATTGATGAGGGTAAGCTCAAGAAAATTATGGAACATAGGATTAAGGAATTTGTGATTGCTGATGATTTGGCCATAGGACATGATAGTGGGATTTTGAAATCCTTTCATGTTGATGCAGATCCGCTAAGAATGCTAAAGCAATCTGAAAAACACGAAAATGAAAACGATCTTGCTGCCATTCGGATTTATAAGGTCATGCGACCAGGAGAGCCTGTGACCAAGGAGGTGGCAAAGCAATTTGTTAAGCAGTTATTCTTTGATCCTGAGCGCTATGATCTCACCCGCGTAGGAAGAATGAAAATGAATCATAAGTTGGGATTAGAGATCCCAGATTATGTTACTGTTCTCACACAAGAAGATATTATCAAGAGTATCAAATATCTCATCAAAGTCAAAAATGGCCAGGGAAGAATTGATGATAGAGATCATCTTGGCAATCGAAGAATCCGCGCAATTGGAGAACTGCTTGCAAATGAGTTGCATGCAGGACTTGTCAAAATGCAAAAAGCCATCAAAGATAAACTCACTACTCCAAACATAAATCTTGAGACTTTAATGCCCCTGGATTTGATCAATTCTAAAATGATTACTTCTGCAATTCTAGAATTTTTCACTGGTGGTCAGCTTTCTCAGTTTATGGATCAAACAAATCCACTCTCTGAGGTAACGCACAAAAGGCGTCTTTCTGCATTGGGTGAGGGCGGTCTTGTCAAGGAGCGTGTGGGATTTGAGGCTAGGGATGTGCATCCGACCCATTATGGCAGAATCTGCCCCATTGAGACTCCAGAGGGTCAAAATATTGGTCTAATTAATACCCTTTCTACTTTCACGCGCGTCAATGAACTAGGATTTATTGAGGCACCCTATCGAAAGGTGGTGCAGGGTCATGTAACCCAAGAAGTGGTGTATCTCACCGCAACGCAAGAAGATGGTCACATCATCGCTCCTGCCAGCACCAAGCTTGATGCAAATGACAATATTGTAGAAGATCTTATTGATGCTAGGGTGGGTGGCGAGATTACTTTGAGTGAAAAAAATAAAATTACCCTGATTGACCTAAGTCCCAGGATGCTTGTGGGAGTTGCAGCATCTTTGATTCCATTCCTAGAGCATGATGATGCCAATAGAGCCCTTATGGGATCAAATATGCAACGCCAAGCAGTGCCCCTTTTGATCCCCGATGCGCCAATCGTGGGAACTGGGATTGAAAAAATTATTGCTAGAGATGCATGGGAGGCTATCAAGGCCTCGCGCCCAGGAGTGGTAGAAAAAGTCGATGCCAAAAATATCTATATTTTGGGAGAAGATGAGGCGGGTGCTTATATTGATAGTTATCCCTTGCAGAAAAATTTGAGAACCAACCAAAACACAAGCTTTGCGCAAAGACCCATCGTGAAGGTCGGTGACAAAGTGGAGACGCACCAAATCATTGCCGATGGCCCTAGCATGGACACTGGCGAGCTTGCATTGGGGAAAAATGTGCGGGTTGCGTTCATGCCCTGGAATGGTTATAACTTTGAGGATGCAATCGTTGTAAGCGAGCATTTGATTAAAGAAGATTATTTTACCTCTGTGCATATCTATGAAAAAGAAATCGAAGCGCGCGAACTCAAGCATGGCATCGAGGAAATCACTAGGGACATTCCTAATGTCCGCGAAGATGATATTGCGCATTTAGATGATAGCGGGATTGTGAAGATCGGGACTTATGTCAGTAGTGGAATGATTTTGGTGGGCAAGGTCAGCCCCAAGGGAGAGGTGAAATCCACTCCTGAGGAGAGATTATTACGCGCAATTTTTGGAGAAAAAGCAGGGCATGTGGTGAATAAATCCCTGTATTGCCCTCCATCTCTTGAGGGAACGGTTGTGGATGTAAAAATCCTCACCAAAAAAGGTTATGAAAAAGATGAGCGCACCAGGAGTGCCTATGAGAAAGAGAAAGCCGTGCTTGATATCGAGCATCACGATCGTTTGACCATGCTTGATAAAGAAGAGCGTCTCCGCATCAATACCATGCTTGCCAAAGAGGTGCTTGGCAGCGATGCAGATATCTCTGGGAAAGTATACAAAAAAGGTGAAATGGTGCCTCAAGCAGAGATTGCTGGCATTAGCCGCTTCGCGCTCAATACGCTTATTAAGAGCTATTCTAAGAATGTGCAGCAAAAATACAATCAAATTAAGAGCAATTTCTTGGAGCAAAAAAAGACCCTGGGGGAGGAACATGAGGAAAAGCTTTCTATCTTAGAAAAAGATGATATTTTGCCAAGTGGCGTGGTGAAGCGCGTGAAAATCTATGTGGCAACCAAACGCAAGCTCAAAGTCGGAGACAAAATGGCTGGAAGGCATGGAAATAAGGGCATCGTCTCTAATATTGTGCCCGCGGTGGACATGCCTTATACCGCTGATGGCGAGCCTGTAGACATTGTACTCAATCCTCTGGGGGTGCCTAGCCGTATGAATATTGGCCAGATCCTAGAGGTGCATTTGGGTCTAGTTGGCAAGCGCTTTGGTGAGCAGATTTTGGAGGTTTTGGAGCAGCAAAAAAAAGGATTCCTAAAAAGTCTGCGTGCCAAAATGCTAGAGATTAGCGATGTCATAAATCCAAATGATAGTGTAATGAAGGATCTACTCACTCATGCAGATGATGAGGAATTATTGGGATATGCTAGGGATTGGAGCAAGGGGGTCAAGTTTGCCATCCCAGTGTTTGAAGGTATCACACAGGAAAAATTTCATAAACTCTTTGAGATGGCAAAAATCCAGATGGATGGAAAAACCGATCTCTATGATGGCAAAACGGGTGAAAAAATCCGTGAGCGTGTGAATGTGGGTTATATGTACATGCTAAAACTTCACCATCTCGTGGATGAAAAAGTGCATGCAAGAAGCACAGGGCCTTATAGCCTGGTTACTCAGCAGCCTGTGGGTGGGAAGGCTCTTTTTGGTGGACAGAGATTCGGTGAGATGGAAGTGTGGGCACTAGAGGCTTATGGTGCTGCATATACGCTCAAGGAAATGTTGACGGTGAAATCAGATGATGTCAAGGGTCGGGAAAATGCCTATAAGGCCATCACCAAGGGTGAGGCAGTGGGGGAATCAGAGATTCCAGAGACCTTTTATGTATTGACCAAGGAATTGCAGTCTTTGGGGTTGGATGTGAATATTTTTGGCGATGATGTTGATGAAAATGGGCAGCCCAAGCCAATCGTCGTGGAAGAGGAAAAACGTCCCAAGGACTTTAATACTTTTCAGTTGGTTTTGGCAAGCCCAGAGCGGATTCGATCCTGGAGCAAGGGAGAGGTGAAAAAGCCTGAAACCATCAATTATAGGACATTGAAACCAGAGAGAGACGGACTTTTTTGTACTAAGATTTTTGGCCCTGTTAGGGATTATGAATGCCTGTGTGGAAAATACAAAAAACCCCGCTTCAAGGGCGTTATTTGCGAAAAATGTGGGGTGGAGGTGACGAGCGCAAAAATCCGAAGATCTAGAATGGGGCACATTGAGCTTGTTACCCCAGTGGCACATATTTGGTATGTGAGTTCTTTGCCTAGCAGGATTGGCACATTGCTTGGTGTGAAAATGAAGGATCTTGAGCGCGTGCTGTATTATGAGGCATATATCGTAAAAAATCCAGGTGAAGCATTCTATGATAATGAATCCATCAAGCCTGTGATGAAATATGATGTGCTTAATGAAGAGCAGTACCAAGAAATTAACAAGCGTTTTGAAGACAGGGGCTTTGTTGCTGAAATGGGTGGGAGTGTTATCAAGGAATTGCTAGAAGAGCTTGATATTATTGAGCTTTTAAAAACACTCAAAGAAGAGATCAAAAACACCAACGCAGAATCCAAGAAAAAAACCATCATCAAGCGCCTGAAGGTGGTGGAGAGCTTTGTAAATTCTGGAAATCGTCCTGAATGGATGATGCTTACAGTATTGCCTGTGCTTCCACCAGATTTAAGACCTTTGGTGGCATTAGATGGTGGCAAGTTTGCAGTTAGCGATGTGAATGATCTTTATCGCCGTGTTATTAATCGTAATCAACGCTTGAAGCGTTTGCTAGAGCTTGATGCTCCAGAGATCATTGTAAGAAATGAGAAAAGAATGCTCCAAGAAGCAGTGGATGCACTCTTTGATAATGGAAGAAATGCAAATGCTGTCAAAGGTGCTAATAAGCGTCCCTTGAAATCTCTCTCTGAAATCATCAAAGGAAAGCAGGGAAGATTCCGCCAGAATCTTCTTGGGAAGCGTGTGGATTTTTCTGGAAGAAGTGTTATTGTTGTGGGTCCAAATCTCCGTATGGATCAATGTGGATTACCCAAAAATATGGCGCTTGAGTTATTCAAGCCTCATCTGCTTGCTAAATTGGAAGAGAAGGGTCATGCTACTACGATGAAGCAGGCCAGAAAAATGGTTGAGCAAAAAACCAATGAGGTTTGGGAGTGTTTGCAAGAAATTGTTGAGGGTTATCCGATTTTGCTCAATCGTGCACCGACTTTGCATAAGCAGTCTATTCAAGCCTTCCACCCCAAGCTCATTGATGGCAAGGCAATTCAACTACACCCGCTAGTTTGTTCTGCTTTTAATGCAGATTTTGATGGAGATCAGATGGCAGTGCATGTACCTTTGTCTGAGCAGGCTATTGCAGAATGTAAAATCTTGATGCTAAGCTCTATGAATATTTTGCTGCCAGCAAGTGGCAAGGCCGTTGCGGTGCCGAGTCAAGACATGGTTTTGGGGCTTTATTATCTCTCTTTGGAGAAAAATCAAGTGGCTGGTGAGCATAAGCTTTTTGGAAGCATTCAAGAAATTATGATCGCACTGGATGCGGGTAGTCTTGATATCAATGCTAGAATCCGCACCGTGGAGAGAAATAGGGTACTAAATACCACGGTAGGAAGGATGATTTTAAAATCCATCTTGCCAGATTTTGTTCCTGTGGCATTGTGGAATAAGACACTGAAGAAAAAAGACATCGGCACATTGATTGATTATGTGTACAAAAATGGTGGCATTGGAGTTACTGCAACATTCTTGGATAATCTTAAAAATCTTGGTTTTGCGTATGCCACAAAGGCGGGTATTTCTATTTCTGCAGCTGATATTATTGTGCCAGAGAATAAGCAAAGGGCAGTGGATTTTGCAAAATCTGAAGTGAAGAAAATCCAGATCCAATATGATCAAGGACTTTTGACAGAGCAGGAGCGTTACAACAAGATCATTGATATTTGGACAGATACCAATAACAAAATGTCCAAAGAAATGATGGCGCTTGTGGAGGCAGACAAAGGGGGGTTCAACTCCATTTATATGATGGCAGATTCTGGTGCAAGGGGTAGTGCAGCGCAGATTCGTCAGCTTTCTGCAATGCGTGGTTTGATGGCAAAACCTGATGGGACTATTATTGAAACACCCATTATTTCAAACTTTAAAGAGGGATTGAATGTATTGGAATACTTCACCTCTACCCATGGAGCAAGAAAAGGATTGGCAGATACTGCGCTAAAAACTGCAAATGCGGGTTATTTGACAAGGAAATTAATTGATGTTTCGCAAAATGTAAAAATTGTTGTTAATGATTGCGGTACGCATGAGGGCGTGGAGATCACGGATATTTCTGTGGGTAGCGAGTTGATTGAATCTTTGGAGGAGAGGATTTTTGGACGCGTTGTGGCTGAGGATATCATCGATCCCATCACCAATGAAGTGCTCTATAGTGCTGGAATTTTGATTAATGAAGATATGGCAAGGCATATCGTAGAGGTGGGCATCAAATCTGTTATCATCCGCACTCCTGTGACCTGTAAGGCAGAGAAAGGTGTATGTGCAAAATGCTATGGATTGAATTTGGGCGAGGGCAAGATGAGTAAGCCTGGTGAAGCAGTGGGTGTCATCGCTGCTCAATCCATTGGTGAACCAGGAACACAGCTCACCCTAAGAACATTCCACGTAGGTGGAACCGCCTCAAGAAGTCAGGAAGAGCGCGAAATTTACGCAGAAAAAGAAGGATTTATTCGCTTTTACAATATAAAAACCTATATCAACAAAGAGGGCAAAACCATCGTAGCCAATCGAAGAAATGCCGCTGTGCTTGTTGTAGAGCCAAAGATTAAGGCACCATTTGATGGAGAAATCAAGATAGAAGTGACGCATGATGAAGTGCTTGTTTATATTGTTGGGGCCAAAGAAGAAATAAAATATCACCTTAGAAAAGGAGATGTGGCCAAGCCAAATGAACTTGCAGGAGTGGGTGGAAAAATCGATGGTAAGCTTTATATTGCCTATGAAACGGGATATAGGGTCTTTGCTGGCGATAGCATTGTGGATATTATTAAGGATGGTTGGAATGTGCCCAATCGTATTCCTTATGGTAGTGAATTACTTGTAGAGGATAATGCTCCCATTGCTACAAGGATGGTTGCCAAAGAAAGGGGAATCATTAAATATTACAATCTTGTGGCCGATCACCTCGAGCGCGCTAAAGATATCAAAGAAGGTCATGTGGTGAAGGAAAAGGGTCTTTTTGCGGTGATTGCAGATGGTAATGATCGTGAGGCAATCCGTCACTATATTACCCGCGGCTCTAGGATATTGGTGGGGGATAGTAATCCAGTGGATTCTCATACTACCATTGTAGAACCAGAAAATGATCAAAAAACTATTATCGCCACTTGGGATCCCTATAATACATTAGTGATTGCAGATCAGGCAGGAACGGTAAAATTTGAGGATATTATGCCAGGATTAAGCGTTACGGAAAAAGAAGACGAGAACACCGGGATAACAAATCTTGTTGTTAATGAATATTTGCCTACGGGTTGCAAGCCAACCATTGTGATTGAAGTCAATAAACAACAAAGCATTCGCTATCCATTAGATCCTAAAACTGCGATTTCTGTGCTTGAGGGTAGCAAGGTTGCAATGGCCGATGTGTTAGCAAGGGTGCCAAAAGCCACTGTTAAATCTCGTGATATCACTGGAGGTTTGCCTAGAGTTTCAGAATTATTTGAGGCCAGAAAGCCAAAGGATTTTGCAATTCTTTCAGAAATTGATGGCATTGTAAGTTTTGGAAAAAGCATTAGAAACAAAGAAAGGCTTATTGTCACGTCTAAGGATGGAAATAGCGTTGAATATCTTGTGGACAAGAATCGACAAATTTTAGTGCATGCAGATGAATTCGTGCATGCAGGGGAGGCCATGACAGATGGTGTGGTCTCTAGCCATGACATTTTGCGCATTAGCGGAGAGAAGGAATTGCATAAATACATCATTAGCGAGGTGCAGCAAGTCTATCGAAGACAGGGGGTTAGCATCGCAGATAAGCATATTGAAATCATTGTATCACAAATGCTAAGACAGGTGCGCATCATTGATAGTGGGAATACTAAATTTATTGAGGGGGATTTGGTAAGTAGGCGTTATTTCAAAGAAGAAAATGAGAGAATCCTAAGTATTGGAGGCGATCCAGCAGTGGCTGAGCCTGTGTTGCTAGGAATTACAAGGGCAGCAGTGGGAAGTGATAGCATCATTTCTGCAGCTTCATTCCAAGAAACTACCAAGGTTTTGACAGAGGCGAGTATCGCTGGCAAAAAAGACTTTTTAGAAGATCTCAAAGAAAATGTTGTTTTGGGTAGGATGATCCCGGTGGGAACAGGGTTGTATAAGAACAAAAGAGTATCTTTGAAAATATTAGAGCAAGAATAA
- the rpsL gene encoding 30S ribosomal protein S12 encodes MPTINQLIRKERKKATRKTKSPALMECPQRRGVCTRVYTTTPKKPNSALRKVAKVKLTSKIEVISYIPGEGHNLQEHSIVLVRGGRVKDLPGVKYHIVRGALDTSGVAKRTVSRSKYGAKKAKQGDKK; translated from the coding sequence GTGCCAACTATTAATCAGTTAATCCGCAAAGAGAGAAAAAAGGCGACCAGAAAAACAAAGTCTCCAGCATTGATGGAGTGCCCACAGAGAAGAGGAGTTTGCACCCGTGTATATACTACTACACCCAAAAAGCCAAATTCCGCGCTAAGAAAAGTAGCAAAAGTTAAGCTTACTAGCAAGATTGAAGTCATTAGCTATATTCCAGGAGAGGGCCACAATCTGCAAGAACACTCCATTGTGCTTGTAAGAGGTGGAAGGGTCAAGGATTTGCCCGGTGTGAAATATCATATTGTAAGGGGCGCATTGGATACTTCAGGTGTTGCAAAGAGAACAGTTTCTAGAAGTAAATATGGTGCAAAAAAAGCAAAGCAGGGTGATAAAAAGTAA
- the rpsG gene encoding 30S ribosomal protein S7, whose translation MRRRKAPVREILGDPIYGNKVVTKFINKMMYDGKKSVAEKIIYAAFEKIEEKSGEKGIEVFEKALEKIKPFVEVRSRRVGGATYQVPVEVRPARQQSLSIRWILEATKKRNERTMVDRLANELLDAANDKGAAFKKREDVHKMAEANKAFAHYRW comes from the coding sequence ATGAGAAGAAGAAAAGCTCCGGTTAGAGAAATTTTGGGTGATCCCATTTATGGGAATAAGGTTGTGACAAAATTTATCAATAAGATGATGTATGATGGTAAAAAGAGTGTTGCTGAAAAAATTATTTATGCTGCCTTTGAGAAGATTGAAGAGAAAAGCGGTGAAAAAGGTATAGAGGTTTTTGAGAAAGCTTTGGAAAAAATCAAGCCATTTGTGGAAGTGAGAAGCAGAAGAGTTGGAGGTGCTACCTACCAGGTTCCCGTGGAGGTCAGACCCGCAAGACAGCAGTCGCTTTCTATCCGCTGGATTCTTGAAGCTACAAAAAAAAGAAATGAAAGGACCATGGTTGATAGATTGGCAAATGAGCTCCTAGATGCAGCAAATGACAAGGGGGCTGCTTTCAAGAAAAGAGAAGATGTGCATAAGATGGCAGAGGCAAATAAAGCATTTGCACATTATCGATGGTAA